In Providencia sneebia DSM 19967, one DNA window encodes the following:
- a CDS encoding YciC family protein: MSISANSLISDSINFFKNQSSGLSTIIVLATAVSTIIYALMIPNAEMIATFINTLVDAQTKFIDAGNDGMQSWIQDLPEDNRSSIMRVSLGLLLSVTIGRLVLICGVLSYIARLSRGENITAIQALTSSLPKAVSMFLLLIICSLLVQLGIAIMIVPGVIFAIGFSLAPAILISENINVFSAIAKSWKLAYANWRFVFPIILIWMATQMLVGLLISNLNLNHIVGNGLSFLLNNVIAAFALIYFYRLYMLISEKQ, encoded by the coding sequence ATGTCCATTTCGGCTAACTCACTCATCAGTGATAGCATCAATTTTTTTAAGAATCAATCAAGTGGCCTATCCACAATTATAGTTTTAGCAACTGCGGTAAGCACAATTATCTATGCATTAATGATCCCCAATGCAGAAATGATAGCAACATTCATTAATACACTGGTGGATGCACAGACTAAATTCATTGACGCTGGCAATGATGGAATGCAAAGTTGGATACAGGATCTCCCTGAAGACAATAGAAGCAGTATTATGAGAGTGTCATTAGGATTGCTGCTTTCTGTCACAATTGGTCGATTAGTTTTGATTTGTGGTGTTTTATCCTACATTGCTAGATTATCTCGTGGTGAAAATATAACAGCTATTCAAGCGTTAACATCTTCATTACCTAAAGCAGTTTCCATGTTCCTGCTGTTAATTATCTGCTCTTTATTAGTTCAGCTGGGCATCGCTATTATGATTGTACCGGGCGTCATTTTTGCTATCGGTTTCTCTCTGGCTCCGGCAATACTTATTAGTGAAAATATTAATGTTTTCAGTGCAATCGCTAAAAGTTGGAAGCTGGCCTATGCAAATTGGCGTTTTGTTTTTCCCATCATTTTAATTTGGATGGCAACACAAATGTTGGTTGGGCTGTTAATCAGTAACCTCAACCTGAATCATATTGTAGGCAATGGTTTATCTTTTTTACTTAATAATGTTATTGCTGCTTTTGCGCTGATTTATTTCTATCGTCTTTATATGTTAATCTCGGAAAAACAATAA
- a CDS encoding TonB family protein produces the protein MRWIRWPLIIIFTLAIHVGLAMVWIFNQPKMTAAPEPMMIAMVAFESEEPAVEPAAAEPEPQVAPEPEPEPEPIIEPEPVVEPAIVLPQKKPEVKKKPKPKKEEKREIKKEAKPVEKQLAKNDLKSLSDMNSSAHSLNKNVTSAKTNTGATNQQSNHHRGPKALSKQLPSYPDRARRLGKDGYVKVRYDIDDDGRVTNIEFIETSPKGLFERDVKRAMNRWKYEKLPAKGYITEIYFRMDGSVSQA, from the coding sequence ATGCGTTGGATCCGTTGGCCTCTTATTATTATTTTCACATTAGCCATTCATGTAGGTCTTGCTATGGTGTGGATATTCAATCAGCCAAAAATGACCGCTGCACCTGAGCCGATGATGATAGCAATGGTTGCTTTTGAATCAGAGGAACCTGCTGTAGAGCCGGCAGCCGCAGAACCTGAGCCTCAAGTTGCTCCGGAGCCAGAGCCTGAACCCGAGCCTATCATTGAGCCTGAGCCTGTCGTTGAACCAGCCATTGTTTTGCCGCAAAAAAAGCCTGAAGTTAAGAAAAAACCAAAGCCGAAAAAAGAAGAGAAGCGTGAAATTAAAAAAGAGGCGAAACCAGTTGAAAAACAATTGGCAAAAAATGATCTGAAATCGCTGTCAGATATGAATAGCAGTGCGCATAGTTTAAATAAGAATGTTACATCAGCAAAAACAAATACGGGTGCGACTAATCAACAATCAAATCATCATCGTGGGCCAAAAGCGTTAAGTAAACAGCTTCCTTCTTATCCAGATCGCGCACGTCGTTTGGGTAAAGATGGTTATGTTAAAGTTCGCTATGATATTGATGATGATGGGCGAGTAACCAATATTGAATTTATTGAAACATCACCTAAAGGTCTGTTTGAAAGAGATGTTAAACGCGCAATGAATCGTTGGAAGTATGAAAAATTACCCGCCAAAGGTTACATAACTGAAATTTATTTCAGAATGGATGGCTCAGTTAGCCAAGCATAA
- a CDS encoding YciY family protein, with the protein MKRSRHEVGRWRMLRQSLRRRRRWLEGHSRRNMRIYALRKIDIYKRRRSLLFTQWNEWVN; encoded by the coding sequence ATGAAACGTAGTAGACATGAAGTGGGTCGTTGGCGGATGCTAAGACAATCTTTACGTCGACGTAGACGCTGGCTAGAAGGGCATTCGAGACGTAATATGCGTATTTACGCGTTAAGAAAAATAGACATATATAAAAGACGTCGCTCACTATTATTTACTCAATGGAATGAGTGGGTAAATTGA
- the ompW gene encoding outer membrane protein OmpW, with protein MKKLTALVLAAATLAPAVSFAHEAGDFIFRAGTATVRPNAGSSEVLPGTGSFNVNNNTQLGLTFSYLITDNIGVELLAATPFEHKVGTPLTGNIATVKHLPPTLMAQYYFGSKEDKLRPYLGAGVNYTFFFDEKFNNTGKSAGLSDLDLSSSWGVAAQAGMDYMLTDNWMLNASVWWMDINTDVKFKAGGEQHKVETRLDPFVFMFGAGYRF; from the coding sequence ATGAAAAAACTTACTGCGCTTGTCTTGGCTGCTGCGACTTTAGCACCAGCTGTTTCATTTGCTCACGAAGCTGGCGATTTTATTTTCCGTGCGGGTACAGCAACAGTACGCCCTAATGCAGGTTCAAGTGAAGTACTACCTGGAACAGGTTCATTCAACGTTAATAATAATACTCAATTAGGTCTTACATTCAGTTACCTAATTACAGATAATATCGGTGTGGAATTATTAGCAGCAACTCCCTTCGAACATAAAGTAGGGACTCCTCTTACTGGTAATATAGCAACAGTTAAACATTTGCCACCAACTTTAATGGCTCAATATTATTTTGGTAGTAAAGAAGATAAATTACGCCCTTATTTAGGTGCTGGTGTTAACTATACCTTCTTCTTTGATGAAAAATTTAATAATACAGGAAAGAGTGCTGGATTGAGTGATCTTGATCTCTCTAGTTCTTGGGGTGTTGCGGCACAAGCGGGTATGGACTATATGCTAACTGACAACTGGATGTTGAACGCATCTGTTTGGTGGATGGATATTAATACTGACGTTAAATTTAAAGCGGGTGGAGAACAACATAAAGTTGAAACTCGCCTTGATCCATTTGTATTCATGTTTGGTGCAGGTTACCGCTTCTAA
- the yciA gene encoding acyl-CoA thioester hydrolase YciA — MELPNGELVLRTLAMPADTNANGDIFGSWLMSQMDIGGAILAKEIALGRVVTVAVNGIKFQKPVAVGDVVCCYARCIKTGKSSITINIEVWVKKVATKPVGHRYRATDAVFTYVAVNEDNTARELPEEKRNFQLAGTAE, encoded by the coding sequence ATGGAATTACCAAATGGGGAACTTGTTTTACGTACATTAGCCATGCCTGCCGACACAAATGCCAATGGTGATATCTTTGGTAGTTGGTTAATGTCTCAAATGGATATTGGTGGCGCTATCTTGGCAAAAGAAATTGCCTTAGGCCGTGTCGTCACAGTTGCAGTCAACGGTATTAAATTTCAAAAACCCGTTGCAGTTGGTGATGTGGTTTGCTGTTATGCTCGCTGCATAAAAACGGGGAAAAGCTCGATTACCATTAATATTGAAGTTTGGGTTAAAAAAGTTGCAACTAAACCGGTTGGTCATCGTTATAGAGCAACTGACGCTGTTTTTACTTATGTTGCCGTTAATGAAGATAATACAGCGCGTGAACTTCCCGAAGAAAAACGAAACTTCCAATTAGCAGGAACGGCTGAATAA
- a CDS encoding YqaE/Pmp3 family membrane protein: protein MRLILALLLPWLQFFTIGRPISGIICLILQITLIGWIPAAIWSVYALSQYNTDKKIQESLGRRS, encoded by the coding sequence ATGAGATTAATACTAGCATTACTCTTGCCATGGTTACAATTTTTCACTATCGGCCGCCCAATTTCAGGGATTATTTGCCTTATCTTGCAAATTACCTTAATTGGTTGGATCCCCGCTGCTATTTGGTCTGTATATGCATTATCACAGTATAATACAGATAAAAAGATACAAGAGTCGTTAGGAAGGCGCTCATAG
- a CDS encoding SulP family inorganic anion transporter, whose amino-acid sequence MIKAKLFVWMPGLKSLLNYRFADLGPDIKAGLSVAAVALPVAIAYAELMGINAIIGLYACILPMVIYALFGTSKQLIIGPDAATCAVIAAAVSPLAMGDDTIRWQLIMVMSFMTGVWCLIAARFRLGTFADFLSRPILQGLLNGVALTIILGQLGKVFGIGSLPSGFIELLIAFPKALLETNLPTFIMSAMTFIIIIVIKKFRRMWPSLLIAMVIATMVSLFFDVEKYGIRTVGNLGDGLPFVPMPQFDPGLMRDLIIPSLNLAVISFVSFMMTARSFASKNGYTVDADQELRALGLANIASALSQGFAVSAASSRTAVNDMMGGKTQLVSIVAALTILAVLLFSIDLLGYIPMPALGTVLIVSTWSLLSVRNIFSMRKRNREAFTLCIFTLFAVLVSGLINGVGLAVLLGLLQFIRIIFRPTDQLLGVDEQGMLHSIAKDNDIEPVEGMLIYRFNSPLTYFNVNYFKERLNKHLDNQPKRPAWVIVDAAVSFTHNDVSVFSALNDIVTSLKAKGVTLVLAGRRTSINRWLEQNKINRSDEDLLVVPDIYFAIRLIQSKQQINLKSDEDSE is encoded by the coding sequence ATGATAAAGGCAAAATTGTTTGTCTGGATGCCGGGTTTAAAATCGTTATTGAATTATCGTTTCGCAGATTTAGGACCAGATATCAAAGCTGGACTTTCAGTGGCTGCCGTTGCATTGCCTGTTGCGATTGCTTACGCAGAGTTGATGGGAATTAATGCAATCATTGGGTTATATGCCTGTATTTTACCGATGGTTATCTATGCTTTATTTGGGACATCAAAACAATTAATTATTGGCCCTGATGCCGCAACTTGTGCGGTGATTGCTGCTGCTGTCAGTCCTTTAGCAATGGGGGATGATACCATTCGCTGGCAGTTGATTATGGTCATGAGCTTTATGACTGGGGTTTGGTGCTTAATTGCCGCGCGTTTTCGTTTGGGGACATTTGCTGATTTTTTATCTCGTCCTATTTTGCAAGGGTTATTAAACGGCGTTGCATTAACCATTATTTTAGGCCAACTAGGTAAAGTGTTTGGTATTGGATCTTTACCGTCTGGTTTTATTGAACTGCTAATCGCTTTTCCAAAAGCACTATTAGAGACTAACTTGCCTACGTTTATTATGTCGGCAATGACATTTATTATCATTATTGTGATTAAAAAATTTCGTCGTATGTGGCCGTCATTATTGATAGCAATGGTAATCGCCACCATGGTGAGTCTATTTTTTGATGTCGAAAAATATGGGATCCGCACAGTAGGTAATTTAGGCGATGGCTTACCTTTTGTGCCTATGCCACAATTTGACCCTGGGCTAATGCGGGATCTTATTATTCCATCATTGAACTTAGCGGTGATTAGCTTTGTTAGTTTTATGATGACTGCGCGAAGTTTTGCAAGTAAAAATGGCTATACCGTTGATGCAGACCAAGAGTTGCGCGCTTTAGGCTTGGCAAATATTGCCTCAGCGCTATCACAAGGTTTTGCTGTCAGCGCAGCAAGTAGCCGTACCGCGGTAAACGATATGATGGGGGGGAAAACCCAACTTGTTTCAATTGTTGCGGCATTGACGATTTTAGCTGTTTTACTTTTCTCAATTGATTTACTTGGTTATATTCCGATGCCAGCTTTAGGCACGGTGTTGATTGTGTCAACTTGGTCATTACTGAGCGTTCGCAATATATTTTCAATGCGTAAGCGTAATCGTGAAGCATTCACTTTATGTATTTTCACTTTATTTGCTGTTCTTGTCTCAGGTTTGATAAATGGTGTTGGTTTAGCGGTTTTACTCGGATTGCTTCAATTTATTCGTATTATTTTTAGGCCTACAGATCAGCTTTTAGGTGTCGATGAGCAAGGAATGTTACATTCGATAGCCAAAGATAATGATATTGAACCTGTTGAAGGGATGTTAATTTATCGTTTTAACTCACCATTAACTTATTTTAATGTGAATTACTTTAAAGAGCGTTTAAATAAACATCTTGATAATCAACCTAAACGACCTGCTTGGGTTATTGTTGATGCAGCGGTCAGTTTCACCCATAACGATGTAAGTGTTTTTTCAGCCCTAAATGATATTGTGACTTCTCTAAAAGCTAAAGGGGTAACATTAGTCCTTGCTGGAAGAAGAACATCAATAAATCGTTGGCTTGAGCAAAATAAAATTAATCGTTCAGATGAAGATTTGCTTGTTGTTCCAGATATTTATTTTGCCATTCGTTTGATACAAAGTAAGCAACAAATTAATCTGAAATCGGATGAGGATAGTGAATAG
- a CDS encoding septation protein A, translating to MKQLIDFIPLVIFFIVYKSYDIFYASGALLITTPLALLATYLIYKKVEKVAKITCVVVMIFASLTLIFHSADFIKWKVTIIYAAFALALLISQWFTEKPLIQRMLGSNQEIKLPDSNWAKLNSAWAIFFIVCALLNIYIAFWLSLDAWMNFKVFGLTAGTLIFTVLSIVYIYKNMAKIHSEEKNEKS from the coding sequence ATGAAACAACTTATTGATTTTATCCCGTTAGTAATTTTTTTTATTGTCTATAAAAGTTATGATATTTTTTATGCAAGTGGCGCTTTATTAATTACAACCCCATTAGCATTACTCGCAACTTACCTTATTTATAAAAAAGTTGAAAAAGTTGCCAAAATTACCTGTGTTGTTGTCATGATCTTTGCATCTTTGACACTGATTTTCCATAGTGCTGACTTTATTAAATGGAAAGTGACTATTATCTATGCAGCATTTGCCTTGGCACTATTAATCAGCCAATGGTTTACTGAAAAACCGCTCATTCAAAGAATGTTAGGCAGTAACCAAGAAATTAAATTACCAGACAGCAATTGGGCTAAATTAAATAGTGCATGGGCTATATTCTTTATTGTTTGCGCCCTTCTTAATATCTATATTGCATTTTGGTTATCATTAGATGCTTGGATGAATTTCAAAGTATTTGGTTTAACTGCGGGAACCTTGATTTTTACTGTCCTGAGTATTGTCTATATTTACAAAAATATGGCTAAAATCCACTCAGAAGAAAAAAATGAAAAATCATAA